The Cloacibacillus sp. nucleotide sequence TTCAGCCTCTTCTGGGCCGCGAAGAGGACGACGCCTAAGAGGATCGCCTTCCAGGCCAAGAGGTCCGCAGCCATACCCGTAGAGCGGTATTTATCAAGGTCAAGCAGGGTGACGGCGACGACGTTGACTCCCGAGGCGGCGATCAGCGCGATCGAGGCGGGACGCAGGCCGTAAAAGGCGTCTTTGACGACGGTGCGTTCCTGGAAGTTGTCGAGCAGATTCGCGATCAGCAGGATCACGATTATCGAGGGCAGTACGAGCCCCACGGTCGAGACGACCGCTCCGGGGATTCCCCCGGTCAGGTAGCCCGCGAAGGTCGCCATATTCACCCCGATCGCCCCCGGGGTGGACTCGGAGACGGCGATCATATCGGCGATATCGGTCGCCGTGAACCAGCCGCTCTTCGACGAGAGTGCGTATAGAAAGGGCAGCGTCGCAAGGCCGCCGCCGACGGCGAAGAGGCCGACCTTGAAAAATTCATAGAAGAGCCGCAGCAGGAGGATCATTTTTTACCCCTTATGCGCCGCTGCCAGACGATGCCGAATAGCAGTGCGGCGAGAACGATCACGGCGGGGCTGACGGAGAAGGGCATGAGGGCCGAGCCGGCGCTTAAAACGAAGACCGCCGCGAAGAG carries:
- a CDS encoding chromate transporter; the encoded protein is MILLLRLFYEFFKVGLFAVGGGLATLPFLYALSSKSGWFTATDIADMIAVSESTPGAIGVNMATFAGYLTGGIPGAVVSTVGLVLPSIIVILLIANLLDNFQERTVVKDAFYGLRPASIALIAASGVNVVAVTLLDLDKYRSTGMAADLLAWKAILLGVVLFAAQKRLKWSPVAFIAISAAVGIIFKF